The window AATCGTTCAAGGTAAACAAACGTTTGCGGGTCAAACTTATCAAACTCACGTTGGGATTGAGTCAAAAACGCCTTGTATGCTTGTTCTTTTTCATCGGGTTCGAGTCTATTACTGATCTCCTGCTGATAAATTTTGCCATACCAAGCTAAGACAGAAGTTCGGCGACGATCGGCGCCACTCGCAAAAATCGGCATCGCAATATAGAGCGTCATATTCAAGTGACTGTTACTTTTTCCTGTAACCTCAATATTTCGCTGCACACCAATTTGCGTCTTATCAATATAAGCTTGCTGTAACTGGTAATACTGTGTCTTTTTATGCAGATACAATTCTTGGATCGATGCTAATTGGGTTAACTGACCCGTTGCTGTTTTAAGATATTCCTGCGCAATAATACAAGGCACAGCCACGAGCTGCACGGCGAAAAGTAGATAGAAAAAGCGTGAATTATCCTTAACAAACTTCAGCAGTTTTAGCCTTGGCCTCAGAAAAACAAGCAACAAGAGCCATGACAGTATCAGCGGTAATCCCAAATTGGCCAGATCTTCATCTAAGCTAAAAAACTCAAATTTAATCAACAACAGCCAATGGATTAAGCTATAGCCAGAGATAAATAACAGGCTCGTGAATAAGAAGGGAAAATAGATCAGTTGAAGTTTTTTTTGCAGTACAGCCACACGTATTTCTTCCTTGAGTACATCAATCACTATGGTAATAATACCACGGGGAATTTACCAAAAATCATCAATGACTTACAGTATTAAAAAACCAAAGGCCAGATTGATTGCTCATCTGGCCTTTGGTTTTTTTAGTCTTTATAAAGCCGTTAAAGCAAGAGAGTCGCTCCAGCTCGACGTCTAAGTAAAAGCCTAGCCCTAGGTCTCACTCAACTTAGCTAATTGCTGCTGGCTACGCTGTTTCTTATATTGCTTAGCTTCGGCTGGGATCGGGGTGACTTTACCTGTTTCTAACCAGTTACGTAAACGGTTTGCATCGGCGATATGGGTATATTTGCCGTAGGCATCGAGCACCACAAAGGCCACTTGGCGTTTTGCCATTTCGGTGCGCATCACTAAGCAATGCCCCGCTTCGTTAGTAAAACCGGTTTTGGTGAGATGGATATTCCAGTTATCTTTATAAACCAAACGGTTAGTGTTACGAAAATCTAAGCTGTATCTAGGTTTAGCAAAGGTGACCGTCTTTTTCTCGGTCGAACTCAATTGGCCTAGCATAGGGTAACCTTCACTGGCCTTAAGCAGCACAATTAGATCGCTGGCACTGGAGACGTTTTTGTACGACAAACCCGTCGGCTCAACATAACGGGTATTCTTCATGCCCAGTGCTTTAGCTTTGGCATTCATCGCCTTAATAAAGGCTTTATGACCACCGGGATAATGGTGGGCAAGGCTGGCTGCTGCGCGGTTTTCTGATGACATCAAAGTCAGCAATAACATGTCTTTACGGCTAATTTCACTGCCGATACGCACTCTAGAATACACGCCGCGCATTTCTTTGGTGTCGTTAATATTAACCGCTAACTTTTCGTCCATCGCCAGCTTTGCATCTAAGGTCACCATGGCCGTCATCAGCTTAGTCACTGAGGCGATGGGCACCACGGCATTAGGGTTACTCGAATATAAAACTTCATTGGTTTTAAGGTCGACCACCATAGCGCTACTCGATGCCACTTCTTGCTGTTTTGCAGGCGCTTTTTTAGCGGGTGCATTTTTGCTGGCATGTTTAGTAGTGACAGAGGCCGAATCGGCTGAATGCGCTGTCGCGGCAACAGTGAGACTGCTGCATACAAGGATAAAACTACTGAGCAGAAAACGGATCTTCATTTAGATTTCACTGAATAGATAAGGGATCGATTGTGCTATGGCACAAGGTTTGGCTAAGTATAGGAGTTCTACCGTGAAAGAAATAGAATACAATTAGACTTTTATCTGCAAGATCAGCAGTTTCTCCTCAATTTTTATTATGTAAAACCAGCTTAACCTGTCACTAATCTTGAATAATCAAGCGGCTAGATCCAGCCTTTTGACTTACTACAGCGACTACGTCTTTAAAAGAGGGTTTTGGCAGTAGAATCATTGGCAATAAAAATAATGGACGACTTTTTGCACTTTTAACAAATGCGGCCGCTGTTCAGGGGTTTTAAGGATTGGAAGACGTGATTTATGGCATATAAACGCATTAACATACGCCATAAATACCGCAATTGAGCCGTTATAAGCTAACGTAAAACAAATTCGAGCAATGCTTCAGTATCTTGGCTCTCTTGAATTAATTGACCCGTCAGCACAAACCCGTATTTTAAGAGGACTCGCTGGGAGGCCAGATTATGCTTAGCCACTTCGGCAAAGAGTGGCCTTGCACTCACTAAAGGCAAGAATTGCGCTAAGGTTTGGGTCGCGATGCCTTTACCCCAGTAGTCACGGTCAATCCAATATCCTATCAGCGCTTGCCCGTCACTGTGCCAATGGCCTATGTTGCCCACAAACTTGCCATCAAAATCGATAGCCCTCGCTAGCACATTGACTTGCCCAAGAATATTCCCATGCCAATGCTTAAAAAAAGCTTCCCGATCCCTTGGCGGAAACTGAGCGAGCTGATTAGCAATAGGATCGCTTTGATGGGCAAAAATCGCCTCAAGATCAGTTTCATCAACCGGACGTAAACTCACGTTTTGTTGTGTTTTTAGCGGTTTATCTCGCTCATTAGACATCTGTAATCATCCTGAATACTTTGTATTTCAACTGGGTACAGCATGCCATATTTAGGACGGGTCACAAGCAAAAAAAAAAGGCGCATAACTGAGAAGGTGTTAGCGCCCGAAGAGGCAAATTTGCCAAAATTGAGGTGTGTAAATTCAAGCCATAAAACTCACACGATAAAATTCAAAACCTAGATAAAAATCAACGCAAAAACAGGTGCGCCTAATACCATAGCGATACCAATGAAAATCATCGTCAAACTGGCGATAACGCCTTCTTGCTGGCCGATTTCAGTGGCTTTTGCCGCGCCAGCACCGTGGGCCGAGGCGCCGAGTGCCACACCTTTACCTAACGAAGTACGAATCCGCATAAATTTGAATAGTGGCTCGCACACCAACATACCAATCACGCCTGTGATTAACACCATCATGGCCGTCAACTCAGGTACGCCGCCAAAGGCACTGGTGGCCTCCATAGCGAAGGGCGTCGACACCGAACGCACCAGCAAACTCTTAGACAATTCCACCGGCAGAGGCACAAACTTCACCAACAACCAAGAAGAAATCATCCCCAGAAATAATCCGGCCGTTACACCTAACCCTATCGTCAGCGGATATTGGCGGATCAAGTTACGCTCACGATAAATCGGCAAAGCAAAGGCGATAGTCGCGGGCGCTAACATGGCCATCAACCAATGGGTGTATTCAAAATAGGTTGGCAGTGGGATCTTAAGATTAAACACCAATAAGGTAATCACTATCGGCGCCAACACTATGGGCGCTAACCACCAGACTCTGTGGTACTTATAGAGACGCTTAGCGCCGAAGTAACAAAATACCGTCAGCAATAAACTAAATAGGGCTAATCCGGTCTGCGACAACACAAAATCCACTACTTTTGAGTCAGTCATAACTAAGCTGCCTTAGCGTGGCGACGGGCCTGCTTTTTGATGTTCAGTTGGCGCTCAAAACGAAACACTCTGTCGACCACAAAGCCAGTACCAAACATCACGCACACACTGCCCATCACTAAAGTGAACAATATATTGGTGCCGTATTGCTCAAACAAACCTTCGTACTTAATGACCGAAATCACAGGCGGGATAAAAAACAGCAATAATTCACCAATCAACCAAGCGGCGCCCAGTTGCACGGCATTTTCGGGAATGAGTTTAAAACCTAATAAAAATAAGAGTATGCCTAAGCCAATCACACTCCCAGGAATAGGAGAATGTGCCCAAGTGGCGAACCAGTGACAAGCGAAGGACAGTAAACAGAAGAGGCCGATTTGGGTTAATAACAAAGCCCAATGTCGACACTGACGTATTGCGGCTTGTGGGAATGACATGATTTTCTCGGTTAGAACAAAGTTTTCTATGGAGCTATTCTAGGCTTGCTTATTTGATAAAAAAAATGAATATTAAGAATGTAATACATGAATTTTAAGAATGCATTTAAAGGTGAAGCCCAATGGACCTCAAAGTTATTCGCTATTTTATCGAAATCGTCGATGCCGGAGGCTTTGGTAAAGCCAGCGAAAAAGTCCATCTCACCCAACCTGCGTTATCAAAAGCCGTGCGCCAGTTAGAACAAGAACTCGATCTCACCCTGCTTGAGCGCGGTAAACGCGGCACCCAAGTCAAACTCACTCCCGCAGGCGAAGTCGTTTATCGACACGGTAAAGACCTGCTCGCAGGGCGACAACGCATGCTCGCCGAACTCACGGCGCAGCGCAGCTTAACTGCGGGCGAACTCAATCTGGGATTAGCGCCGCTGGGCAGCGCCGAGATTTTTGCTCCCATTATTGCTAAGTATCGCCAGCAATATCCGCAAATTGACATGCACTTGCTCGTCCGTGGCGGTGTAGAACAAACTTCGGCGATCCAAAAGGGTGAGATTGAACTAGCCACAGGGATTATCGATTTTGATGATGGCTATGATGGTATTCGGGTGTTTAACGATCCTATGGTAGTGGTGCTTCCCAAGGAAAATCCGTTATCCACCCGACAGATATTGTCGTTTAGGGATCTCAGCGCCGATCCTCAAGTGATGTTCGAAACCGAATATACCCTCTATCAATTAGTGCTCAATGCCTGCCGACACGCCGGATTTGTCCCGAAAAACATTACCCGCGTCAGCCAAGCCGATTTCGGGATTGCCTTAGTCGCGGCGGGCACTGGGGTGATGGTATTGCCGCGCTCCATCGCGCGGCGCTACAGTGTACCCGGCGTCGTGAATATCCCGCTGGCGAGTGACGAGCTGCGCTGGGAGTTATCGCTCTTTTGGCGCAAAGACCAAGTATTGTCCTTTGCAGCTCAAGCCATGATCGCTTTAGTCGAGAAGCACTTAACTCATAAGTGACACTCTGTTACCAAGGGATCACTAAGCTCAAACGCACTAGCGTATCGCTATCCCATGGCAGAATAGGCAAATACTCAGCCGAGTTAATATC of the Shewanella baltica genome contains:
- the pbpG gene encoding D-alanyl-D-alanine endopeptidase, producing MKIRFLLSSFILVCSSLTVAATAHSADSASVTTKHASKNAPAKKAPAKQQEVASSSAMVVDLKTNEVLYSSNPNAVVPIASVTKLMTAMVTLDAKLAMDEKLAVNINDTKEMRGVYSRVRIGSEISRKDMLLLTLMSSENRAAASLAHHYPGGHKAFIKAMNAKAKALGMKNTRYVEPTGLSYKNVSSASDLIVLLKASEGYPMLGQLSSTEKKTVTFAKPRYSLDFRNTNRLVYKDNWNIHLTKTGFTNEAGHCLVMRTEMAKRQVAFVVLDAYGKYTHIADANRLRNWLETGKVTPIPAEAKQYKKQRSQQQLAKLSET
- a CDS encoding GNAT family N-acetyltransferase; amino-acid sequence: MSNERDKPLKTQQNVSLRPVDETDLEAIFAHQSDPIANQLAQFPPRDREAFFKHWHGNILGQVNVLARAIDFDGKFVGNIGHWHSDGQALIGYWIDRDYWGKGIATQTLAQFLPLVSARPLFAEVAKHNLASQRVLLKYGFVLTGQLIQESQDTEALLEFVLR
- a CDS encoding LrgB family protein, producing MTDSKVVDFVLSQTGLALFSLLLTVFCYFGAKRLYKYHRVWWLAPIVLAPIVITLLVFNLKIPLPTYFEYTHWLMAMLAPATIAFALPIYRERNLIRQYPLTIGLGVTAGLFLGMISSWLLVKFVPLPVELSKSLLVRSVSTPFAMEATSAFGGVPELTAMMVLITGVIGMLVCEPLFKFMRIRTSLGKGVALGASAHGAGAAKATEIGQQEGVIASLTMIFIGIAMVLGAPVFALIFI
- a CDS encoding CidA/LrgA family protein, coding for MSFPQAAIRQCRHWALLLTQIGLFCLLSFACHWFATWAHSPIPGSVIGLGILLFLLGFKLIPENAVQLGAAWLIGELLLFFIPPVISVIKYEGLFEQYGTNILFTLVMGSVCVMFGTGFVVDRVFRFERQLNIKKQARRHAKAA
- a CDS encoding LysR family transcriptional regulator yields the protein MDLKVIRYFIEIVDAGGFGKASEKVHLTQPALSKAVRQLEQELDLTLLERGKRGTQVKLTPAGEVVYRHGKDLLAGRQRMLAELTAQRSLTAGELNLGLAPLGSAEIFAPIIAKYRQQYPQIDMHLLVRGGVEQTSAIQKGEIELATGIIDFDDGYDGIRVFNDPMVVVLPKENPLSTRQILSFRDLSADPQVMFETEYTLYQLVLNACRHAGFVPKNITRVSQADFGIALVAAGTGVMVLPRSIARRYSVPGVVNIPLASDELRWELSLFWRKDQVLSFAAQAMIALVEKHLTHK